A single genomic interval of Halobacillus halophilus DSM 2266 harbors:
- the acpS gene encoding holo-ACP synthase: protein MIRGIGIDIIEMDRIKQSIKRKPRLIQRILTEREYQRFKDLNERRQIEYAAGRFAAKEALAKSLGTGIGSLSFQHIEILSDGKGAPSMKVQGFENLHIWLSISHSTTHAVAQVVLEER from the coding sequence GTGATCAGAGGTATTGGAATTGACATCATTGAAATGGATCGTATTAAACAAAGTATAAAGCGAAAGCCTCGACTTATTCAAAGAATTTTAACGGAGCGAGAGTACCAGCGTTTTAAAGATTTGAATGAACGGCGGCAGATTGAATATGCAGCCGGACGTTTTGCAGCTAAAGAAGCCTTGGCTAAATCCCTGGGGACAGGTATTGGTTCTTTGAGTTTTCAGCATATTGAAATTTTATCTGATGGCAAAGGAGCTCCGTCTATGAAGGTTCAGGGTTTTGAAAATCTGCACATATGGTTGTCGATCAGCCACAGCACTACGCACGCTGTTGCTCAAGTGGTGTTAGAAGAGAGATAA
- a CDS encoding NAD(P)H-hydrate dehydratase has protein sequence MDIVTAQEMYERDQVAIESTGIDGKMLMESAGRSAADDLEPRIKREDQIIVLIGAGNNGGDGFVIARTLLNRGYKVEAWQVVPDEKISGDAEAHRNIFENSGFELKKFSRMEEFLPSLYQAAVIIDAMLGIGVEGRLRSPLAEIVEKANEHEALRLAIDLPTGLPAGEGVHDFDAFNADYTTIIEAPKVSVFLQHTTPYYGEWSVVEIGLPVKKLPEVKRYLWSVKDVKQTMPKRVSHSHKGKHGKGVMAGGSYYMPGSIAMAARAALRSGTGLLTIATAESIIPSVTSYVQEATFSGLAEKEGMITGQATPELSKYDGAAIGMGLGRHEEAGGLVLHMLQECKGPLLIDADGLYALKSMLNALKNRSLPTVLTPHPGEFAYLTGVPIQEILQSPFRLSREFASAYGVHLVLKGPYTIITAPDGEQRVDMTGNAGLAKGGSGDVLSGVLFGMMLQSENILNALSNGCVIHGSTADFLIQEEHSKTDLLASDLVEGLSRTFRTFSAPSKA, from the coding sequence TTGGATATTGTAACCGCACAAGAAATGTACGAAAGGGATCAGGTGGCCATTGAGTCCACTGGGATTGATGGAAAGATGTTAATGGAGAGTGCCGGTCGTTCGGCAGCTGATGATTTGGAGCCTAGAATTAAGCGTGAAGATCAGATTATAGTGCTCATAGGAGCCGGAAATAATGGCGGAGACGGTTTCGTCATTGCGAGGACGCTTTTGAACAGAGGCTACAAGGTGGAAGCCTGGCAGGTCGTTCCTGATGAAAAAATCTCAGGGGACGCAGAAGCCCACCGGAATATTTTTGAAAACTCAGGGTTTGAGCTGAAGAAATTTTCCCGTATGGAAGAATTCCTGCCTTCCCTATACCAGGCAGCCGTCATTATTGATGCGATGCTTGGGATTGGTGTAGAAGGACGTCTGAGGTCCCCTTTAGCCGAAATTGTTGAAAAAGCAAATGAGCATGAAGCGCTTAGATTAGCGATTGATCTTCCGACAGGTCTCCCAGCTGGAGAAGGTGTACACGATTTTGATGCATTCAATGCCGACTACACCACCATTATCGAAGCTCCGAAAGTCAGTGTTTTTCTGCAGCACACCACCCCTTATTACGGAGAGTGGAGCGTCGTAGAAATTGGACTTCCTGTAAAAAAACTTCCGGAAGTTAAGCGGTATTTATGGAGTGTGAAGGACGTTAAGCAGACTATGCCCAAGCGAGTAAGTCATTCTCATAAAGGCAAACATGGGAAAGGTGTAATGGCAGGAGGCTCCTATTATATGCCGGGATCTATTGCTATGGCGGCAAGAGCGGCGTTAAGAAGTGGGACGGGTCTGCTTACCATTGCAACAGCTGAAAGTATTATTCCTTCCGTTACTTCTTATGTCCAGGAAGCAACTTTTTCAGGTTTGGCAGAGAAAGAAGGAATGATTACCGGACAAGCGACCCCTGAATTATCAAAGTATGACGGGGCTGCGATTGGTATGGGGCTTGGACGCCATGAAGAAGCTGGAGGACTAGTATTGCATATGCTTCAAGAATGTAAAGGTCCTTTATTAATTGATGCAGATGGTCTTTATGCGCTGAAATCTATGCTTAACGCTTTAAAAAACAGGAGCCTGCCTACGGTCTTAACCCCTCATCCTGGAGAATTTGCTTACCTTACGGGTGTACCTATTCAAGAAATCCTGCAATCACCTTTTCGCTTAAGCCGTGAATTCGCATCTGCTTACGGGGTGCATCTCGTTTTGAAAGGTCCTTACACCATTATTACTGCTCCAGATGGCGAGCAGCGGGTCGATATGACCGGTAATGCCGGTCTTGCGAAAGGCGGAAGTGGAGACGTTCTGTCTGGAGTTCTATTTGGAATGATGCTTCAGTCAGAGAATATTCTCAACGCCTTAAGTAATGGCTGTGTCATTCATGGTTCGACCGCTGATTTTTTGATTCAGGAGGAACATTCGAAGACTGATCTGCTCGCTTCGGATTTGGTTGAAGGTTTATCCCGAACCTTTCGTACATTTTCTGCGCCATCCAAAGCATAA
- a CDS encoding LolA family protein: MQRRFLIILFTMLVLGALTACGSQSKEDVMKKLEKQSEEMAGYKTEANMKMRTGEEEQKYHIQVWHKKDDFYRVKLENDQDEKGSQIILKNDSGVYVLTPALNKSFKFQSEWPQNTSQPYLYASLLKDIQADGDAEFSATENHFKFKTKTNYQNNKTLPYQEIYFDKKSYQPVMVKVFDQDMNALVEVQFANFAKDESLKKEDFDVDKNMAMAPSEVPVASMEGTEMAEVLYPQETYGADLAEEQEVKTEDGKRVIMTYGGDKSFTLIQEKAEVQPASAQYSVQVNGEPVQLADGVIGAMENNRLEWSQNGTTYQLASNDLTQAEMVSVASSINSTAVK, translated from the coding sequence ATGCAAAGACGTTTTCTCATCATATTGTTCACCATGCTGGTCCTTGGAGCGTTAACCGCTTGTGGCTCGCAATCAAAAGAAGATGTTATGAAGAAACTTGAAAAACAATCGGAAGAAATGGCCGGATATAAGACAGAAGCCAATATGAAAATGCGTACAGGGGAAGAGGAGCAGAAATATCATATCCAAGTCTGGCATAAGAAGGACGATTTCTATCGAGTAAAGCTTGAAAATGATCAGGATGAAAAAGGTAGCCAGATTATTTTGAAAAATGACAGCGGCGTCTACGTCTTAACCCCGGCCCTGAATAAGAGCTTTAAATTCCAGAGTGAGTGGCCGCAAAATACAAGCCAGCCTTACCTTTATGCTTCTTTACTGAAAGATATTCAGGCCGATGGAGATGCTGAGTTCAGCGCTACTGAAAATCATTTTAAATTTAAGACCAAAACAAACTATCAGAACAATAAAACATTACCTTACCAGGAGATCTATTTCGATAAAAAATCCTACCAGCCTGTGATGGTCAAAGTTTTTGATCAAGATATGAATGCTCTGGTAGAAGTCCAGTTTGCTAATTTCGCAAAAGATGAATCCTTGAAGAAAGAAGATTTCGACGTAGATAAGAATATGGCTATGGCTCCTTCTGAAGTGCCGGTAGCAAGTATGGAAGGAACCGAAATGGCAGAAGTTCTTTATCCTCAGGAAACGTATGGGGCAGATCTTGCTGAAGAGCAGGAAGTTAAGACAGAGGATGGCAAGCGGGTTATTATGACATACGGCGGGGATAAGAGCTTTACTCTTATTCAAGAAAAGGCAGAGGTTCAGCCCGCCAGCGCCCAATATTCTGTACAGGTAAACGGAGAGCCTGTCCAGTTGGCTGATGGTGTTATTGGAGCGATGGAAAATAATCGTCTGGAGTGGAGCCAGAATGGTACAACGTATCAGCTGGCAAGCAATGACTTAACGCAAGCTGAAATGGTTTCAGTGGCAAGCTCCATTAATAGTACAGCAGTGAAATAA
- the alr gene encoding alanine racemase gives MSIETFYRDSWAEVDLSKIDYNIRQLQGRLSAGTEIYAVVKANAYGHGDIQVAHQALKSGAKALAVSLLDEAIRLREAGIEAPILVMGWTRPEDAVTASEYRVSVTVFQKEWMEKVQHFHFEKPLKLHMKWDTGMGRIGVRTTKEMDDILDHFRNNPTFELEAVFTHFATADEEETGYFEEQERRFKHLFSHFERVWQENVEIHTGNSAASMRFPDRMKNFVRFGISMYGLYPSDVVKEERPIALEPAFSLQSRLIHVKKLDAGEAVSYGATYHTRKEEWIGTIPLGYADGWIRKLQGMEVLVDGKRHPIVGRICMDQFMIRLDQEYPLGTKVTLIGKQGAHEITTDEVADYLETINYEIPCMISYRVPRMFFENGHMVEVDNPL, from the coding sequence GTGTCAATAGAAACTTTTTATCGAGATTCCTGGGCGGAAGTGGATCTGTCCAAGATTGATTATAATATCCGGCAGTTACAGGGGCGCCTTTCAGCTGGAACTGAAATCTATGCGGTTGTAAAAGCCAATGCGTATGGACATGGGGATATCCAGGTTGCTCATCAGGCGTTGAAGTCTGGTGCAAAGGCTCTTGCGGTTTCCCTTTTAGATGAAGCAATCCGCCTTCGGGAAGCGGGAATAGAAGCTCCTATATTAGTAATGGGATGGACTCGGCCGGAAGACGCTGTAACAGCTTCAGAATACAGGGTTTCGGTTACCGTTTTTCAAAAAGAATGGATGGAAAAAGTGCAACATTTTCATTTTGAAAAACCGCTGAAGCTGCATATGAAATGGGATACAGGAATGGGCAGAATTGGAGTTCGCACGACAAAGGAAATGGATGATATTCTCGATCATTTCCGAAATAACCCGACCTTCGAATTAGAAGCGGTGTTCACTCATTTCGCGACGGCGGATGAAGAGGAAACGGGATATTTCGAAGAACAGGAACGGCGGTTTAAGCATCTATTTTCCCATTTTGAAAGGGTTTGGCAGGAAAACGTCGAAATCCATACAGGGAATAGTGCGGCCAGTATGAGATTTCCAGACCGAATGAAGAACTTTGTCCGGTTTGGAATTAGTATGTACGGCTTGTATCCGTCAGATGTGGTTAAAGAAGAGCGTCCTATCGCTTTAGAACCTGCCTTTTCCCTGCAGAGCCGATTAATTCATGTAAAAAAATTGGATGCAGGAGAGGCGGTCAGTTATGGAGCAACGTATCATACCCGAAAAGAAGAATGGATCGGTACTATTCCTCTTGGTTATGCTGACGGATGGATACGGAAATTACAGGGGATGGAAGTACTGGTTGACGGCAAACGTCACCCGATCGTCGGAAGGATCTGTATGGATCAATTTATGATTCGTCTTGATCAGGAATATCCTTTGGGCACAAAGGTTACCTTAATTGGTAAACAGGGGGCTCACGAGATTACCACGGATGAAGTGGCGGATTATCTTGAAACCATCAATTATGAAATACCCTGTATGATTAGCTACAGGGTTCCGAGAATGTTTTTTGAAAACGGCCATATGGTGGAAGTAGATAATCCTCTATAA
- a CDS encoding CopG family ribbon-helix-helix protein, translated as MVLSDSMQEIVIRIPDNLLNEVDGFIQLENSDRSDFMCQATKMYLREKKQRHVRESMRRGYMEMAKINLNIASEMFQAEEEAEHTLEQLVGGV; from the coding sequence ATGGTTTTGTCCGATAGCATGCAGGAGATTGTCATCCGGATTCCGGATAACCTACTCAATGAAGTGGACGGCTTTATTCAACTCGAAAATAGTGATCGGAGCGATTTCATGTGTCAAGCAACTAAAATGTATTTGCGTGAGAAGAAACAGCGTCATGTCAGGGAATCCATGCGAAGAGGCTACATGGAAATGGCGAAAATTAATTTAAACATCGCTTCAGAAATGTTTCAAGCTGAAGAGGAGGCAGAACACACCCTGGAGCAATTAGTGGGCGGGGTGTGA
- a CDS encoding type II toxin-antitoxin system PemK/MazF family toxin, with product MIVKRGDVYFADLSPVVGSEQGGVRPVLILQNDIGNRFSPTVIVAAITAQIQKAKLPTHVEINAEKYGFERNSVILLEQIRTIDKQRLTDKITQLDDAMMLEVNKALQISLGLIDF from the coding sequence GTGATAGTCAAACGAGGAGACGTTTATTTCGCTGATTTGTCCCCGGTAGTGGGATCAGAGCAAGGCGGGGTTCGTCCTGTACTCATCCTTCAAAATGATATCGGTAATCGTTTTAGCCCTACAGTTATCGTAGCTGCAATTACAGCGCAAATACAAAAAGCCAAACTTCCCACACACGTAGAAATCAATGCAGAAAAATATGGGTTCGAACGAAATTCTGTGATCCTATTGGAACAAATCAGAACGATTGATAAACAGCGTTTGACCGACAAGATCACTCAACTGGACGACGCAATGATGCTGGAAGTCAACAAAGCGTTGCAGATCAGCCTTGGATTAATTGATTTCTGA
- a CDS encoding RsbT co-antagonist protein RsbRA, with amino-acid sequence MDEKLKNVVLEHSDDIVKMWLEEIDAHKKNDYTSTISEEMFESTNREFVNVIFSSIEKKGLSSDLDDFSERLINLGWPLSYLTDGMQVFRRVVTGYILQQSEKIDSDYFSKVLREVDDWVDPIINRLVNEYSGSWEHIVSLQRVALQELSAPLIPVMENITIMPLIGTIDTERAKQIMENLLDGVIKHNAEVVLIDITGVPVVDTMVAHHIIQAAEAVRLIGSRCILVGIRPEIAQTIVNLGIDLGKFPTKSSLRKGFQTALELTNRRIEETQNNDKDIERLIDSLDRE; translated from the coding sequence ATGGACGAGAAATTAAAAAATGTCGTGTTAGAACACAGCGACGATATTGTAAAAATGTGGCTGGAGGAAATTGATGCTCACAAGAAGAATGATTATACATCGACAATTTCTGAAGAAATGTTCGAGAGTACAAACCGTGAATTTGTGAATGTCATCTTTTCCAGTATTGAAAAGAAGGGCCTCTCTTCAGATTTAGATGATTTTTCGGAACGATTAATTAACCTGGGATGGCCGCTTAGCTATCTTACAGATGGAATGCAGGTGTTCAGGCGTGTTGTAACAGGATATATTTTACAGCAGTCCGAAAAAATCGATTCAGATTATTTTTCGAAAGTGTTAAGAGAAGTTGATGACTGGGTGGATCCGATTATCAACCGTTTAGTAAATGAATATTCTGGCAGCTGGGAACACATTGTATCCCTGCAGCGGGTAGCTCTGCAGGAGCTGTCAGCCCCATTGATACCCGTCATGGAAAACATCACGATTATGCCGCTTATAGGAACGATTGATACGGAACGTGCCAAGCAGATTATGGAGAACCTTCTAGATGGAGTTATTAAACACAATGCTGAGGTTGTTTTAATTGATATTACGGGAGTGCCTGTCGTTGATACAATGGTGGCCCATCATATTATTCAAGCTGCAGAAGCTGTCCGTTTAATTGGCTCCCGGTGTATCTTAGTGGGCATACGTCCTGAAATTGCTCAAACGATTGTGAATCTAGGGATTGATCTCGGGAAATTCCCGACAAAAAGTTCACTTCGTAAAGGATTCCAAACAGCACTCGAATTAACGAATCGCCGCATAGAAGAAACTCAGAATAATGATAAAGATATTGAAAGATTAATCGATTCGCTAGACAGGGAGTGA
- a CDS encoding STAS domain-containing protein, whose product MRIPILKLHNYLLISIQIDLDDQTAIQFQEDLLSKIHESGASGVVIDLTSVDIIDSFIAKVLGDVVTMSDLMGAKVVLTGIQPAVAMTLIDLGIHLQDVPTALDLEQGLIKLRQELEE is encoded by the coding sequence TTGAGAATTCCTATATTAAAATTACACAACTATTTACTGATCTCCATTCAAATCGATTTGGATGATCAGACAGCTATACAATTTCAAGAAGATCTGTTAAGTAAAATTCATGAAAGCGGTGCTTCCGGTGTCGTCATCGATTTAACTTCCGTTGACATCATTGATTCATTCATCGCGAAAGTCCTTGGAGATGTGGTCACGATGTCCGATTTAATGGGTGCCAAAGTGGTACTTACGGGGATCCAGCCAGCTGTGGCTATGACTCTGATTGATTTAGGGATACACTTGCAGGATGTCCCTACTGCTTTAGATTTAGAACAAGGATTGATTAAACTTCGTCAGGAACTGGAGGAGTAG
- a CDS encoding anti-sigma regulatory factor: MDFQSCVNIKKEWDIVGARQLGRDIARKIGFGTVDQARIATAISELARNIYLYAGTGKVCFETLEDMNQKGIRILAIDSGPGIKELSQVMEDGFSTSGGLGAGLPGVKRLMDDFDITSEEGKGTEITVIKWLR; encoded by the coding sequence ATGGACTTCCAATCCTGTGTGAATATAAAAAAGGAGTGGGACATTGTAGGGGCACGTCAACTTGGTCGGGACATTGCCAGAAAAATTGGGTTTGGCACAGTTGATCAGGCGCGGATTGCCACTGCTATATCAGAGTTAGCAAGGAATATTTATTTGTATGCTGGAACAGGTAAAGTCTGCTTTGAAACTCTTGAAGATATGAATCAAAAAGGAATCAGGATTCTGGCCATAGACAGTGGTCCTGGTATTAAAGAGCTCAGTCAGGTGATGGAAGACGGTTTTTCTACATCTGGCGGGCTCGGTGCGGGCCTTCCGGGTGTGAAGCGTCTAATGGACGATTTCGATATTACATCCGAAGAAGGAAAAGGGACTGAAATTACAGTCATTAAATGGCTCCGTTAA
- a CDS encoding PP2C family protein-serine/threonine phosphatase has translation MSTLKLDLENYKELLQEYIQTQDEQALYQAEQFSKQSMQQNISPEEIINVHIQSLQELYPEMPDYIQASMNFLLETMISYGLAYQEHQSLREKQLELKSEISVAANMQKTLLSTVKPELEEVDIGALSVPAKQMNGDYHHFVQDGKGSLGIAVADVIGKGVPAALCMSMIKYSMDSYPEMRMDPSVILGSLNRVVERNVDASMFITMFYGLYNSNTHTFSYSSAGHEPGFYYYSDRDEFEEIDVPGLVLGVSPETSYTQYEKKVEKGDMIILLTDGVTECRQGDRFIEQEEILHVIKQYAHLPAQETVENVYKHFERLQDFHLRDDFTLIILKRNV, from the coding sequence ATGAGTACACTGAAGCTAGATCTGGAAAATTATAAAGAACTTCTACAGGAATATATCCAAACACAAGATGAACAGGCTCTGTATCAGGCAGAGCAGTTCAGTAAGCAATCTATGCAGCAAAACATTTCACCTGAAGAAATTATTAATGTTCACATTCAATCCTTACAGGAACTATACCCGGAAATGCCCGATTACATTCAGGCATCGATGAATTTTCTTTTAGAAACTATGATTTCTTATGGACTGGCTTATCAAGAACATCAATCGCTGCGTGAAAAACAGCTGGAGCTTAAGTCCGAAATTTCTGTAGCCGCTAATATGCAAAAAACCTTATTGTCTACTGTTAAACCGGAGTTGGAAGAGGTAGACATTGGAGCTTTAAGTGTACCTGCTAAACAGATGAATGGAGATTACCATCACTTTGTTCAGGATGGCAAAGGTTCTCTCGGAATAGCTGTAGCGGATGTTATTGGAAAAGGGGTACCTGCAGCTTTGTGTATGTCTATGATCAAGTATTCAATGGACAGCTATCCGGAAATGCGTATGGATCCAAGCGTGATTCTGGGCAGTTTGAATCGCGTCGTTGAACGAAATGTGGATGCGAGTATGTTCATAACAATGTTTTATGGACTCTATAATTCTAATACGCACACGTTCTCTTATTCTTCTGCGGGTCATGAACCTGGTTTTTATTACTATAGCGACCGGGATGAATTCGAGGAAATTGATGTGCCTGGACTTGTTCTAGGGGTATCGCCGGAAACAAGCTACACTCAGTATGAAAAGAAAGTGGAAAAAGGCGATATGATTATCCTTCTCACAGATGGAGTGACGGAATGCAGGCAGGGAGACCGTTTTATTGAGCAGGAAGAAATTCTTCACGTTATCAAACAATATGCCCATTTGCCGGCTCAGGAAACGGTAGAGAACGTGTACAAGCATTTTGAACGTCTTCAGGACTTTCATCTGCGTGATGACTTCACCCTGATCATTTTAAAAAGAAATGTTTAG
- a CDS encoding STAS domain-containing protein: MNLTIDVTNKENIAYVVLSGEVDAFTAPKLKDALLPLTKEEGQTVEVDLQNVNYMDSTGLGVFISALKSTKEHNTDLKLVQMQERVYRLFKITGLTEIMNIDSTVQGGMQ; encoded by the coding sequence ATGAACCTAACGATAGATGTTACGAATAAAGAAAATATCGCTTATGTTGTACTTTCGGGAGAGGTGGATGCATTTACGGCACCGAAGCTAAAAGATGCTCTATTGCCCTTAACGAAAGAAGAAGGTCAGACTGTGGAAGTTGATCTGCAGAATGTGAACTACATGGATTCTACAGGTCTCGGTGTCTTTATAAGCGCTTTGAAATCTACGAAAGAGCATAATACTGATTTGAAATTGGTACAAATGCAGGAGCGTGTGTACCGTTTGTTTAAAATTACCGGTCTTACAGAGATCATGAATATAGATTCTACAGTACAAGGTGGAATGCAATAA
- the rsbW gene encoding anti-sigma B factor RsbW, producing the protein MEPFDFVEIKVPAKAEYIGVVRLSISGIANRMGFTYEDIEDLKVAISEAITNAVKHGYNETGEGEITIGFGVYDDRLEVMVADHGGSFNLGDIKQDIGPYKQDDNIEELREGGFGLFLIDALMDKVEINSKYGVIVLMTKYLHEAEVGQNGDQISTSQ; encoded by the coding sequence ATGGAACCATTTGATTTTGTTGAAATAAAGGTCCCTGCCAAAGCGGAGTATATCGGCGTGGTACGTCTAAGCATTTCTGGTATCGCGAACCGCATGGGTTTTACCTATGAAGATATTGAAGATTTAAAAGTAGCCATCTCTGAAGCCATTACGAATGCTGTTAAACACGGTTATAATGAAACGGGTGAAGGAGAGATCACCATCGGTTTTGGTGTGTATGATGACCGTCTTGAAGTAATGGTTGCAGACCACGGCGGCAGCTTTAACCTTGGAGATATTAAGCAGGATATCGGTCCTTACAAACAAGATGACAATATTGAAGAGCTCCGTGAGGGTGGCTTCGGTTTGTTCTTGATCGATGCCCTTATGGATAAAGTTGAAATTAATAGTAAATATGGAGTGATTGTACTAATGACAAAATATCTCCATGAAGCTGAGGTGGGTCAGAATGGCGACCAGATCTCAACATCACAATGA
- the sigB gene encoding RNA polymerase sigma factor SigB has translation MATRSQHHNDEVYEWIEHLQEHPTDEAVQEKIVLVYKDLVESIARKYSKNSTIHEDLVQVGMLGLLAAIRRYDPSFGKSFESFAIPTIIGEIKRFIRDKTWSVHVPRRIKELGPKIKKAAEELTNTLQRSPSVIEIADHLEVSEEDVLETMEMGKSYKALSVDRKIEADSDGSTVTILDLIGNQEDGYSQIDQQMLLEKVLPILSEREQEILQCTYFENMSQKDTGEKLGISQMHVSRLQRRALRKLREALQAESVEAF, from the coding sequence ATGGCGACCAGATCTCAACATCACAATGATGAAGTATATGAATGGATAGAGCATTTACAAGAACATCCTACTGATGAAGCAGTGCAGGAGAAGATTGTTCTTGTCTATAAAGACCTTGTGGAATCCATTGCACGCAAATATTCAAAGAACAGCACCATCCACGAAGACCTGGTGCAGGTTGGAATGCTGGGTCTTTTAGCGGCTATTCGCAGGTATGACCCTTCTTTTGGAAAGTCTTTTGAATCTTTTGCTATCCCTACGATCATCGGGGAGATTAAACGATTCATCCGTGACAAAACGTGGAGTGTACATGTTCCCCGTCGAATTAAAGAGCTTGGCCCTAAAATTAAAAAAGCGGCCGAAGAACTCACCAATACTCTTCAGCGATCCCCGTCCGTGATTGAAATAGCGGACCATCTGGAAGTTTCAGAAGAGGATGTCCTGGAAACGATGGAAATGGGTAAAAGCTACAAAGCTTTATCTGTCGATCGTAAAATTGAAGCGGATTCTGATGGAAGTACGGTAACGATCCTTGACCTTATAGGCAATCAGGAAGATGGATATTCTCAAATTGATCAGCAGATGCTTCTCGAGAAAGTCCTTCCTATTCTAAGTGAACGGGAACAGGAAATTCTTCAGTGCACGTACTTTGAGAATATGAGCCAAAAGGATACAGGAGAAAAACTGGGGATTTCCCAGATGCACGTTTCTCGTCTTCAACGACGTGCTCTTCGCAAACTAAGGGAAGCCTTACAAGCTGAATCGGTAGAGGCCTTCTAG
- a CDS encoding PP2C family serine/threonine-protein phosphatase, whose protein sequence is MEEQYKHVRLSIYQKAKKGNYYCGDSYFYKETEDAFICALADGLGSGEMAHESSKAVMDVIEEHTDLTIEALVRKCNEVLVGKRGVVLGILRIDFTAKTYSYSSIGNIGVIIIEPDGRRHRNIPLAGYLSGFSRKLRVSRGEISPGVIFMLFSDGVNDRRLTSKYISTNNVNDITDQYKELYGQAREDDTTLIAMEYV, encoded by the coding sequence GTGGAAGAGCAGTACAAGCATGTCCGTCTATCCATTTATCAAAAAGCGAAAAAAGGCAACTACTATTGCGGAGATAGTTACTTTTATAAAGAAACTGAAGATGCTTTCATATGCGCTTTAGCTGATGGATTGGGCAGTGGAGAAATGGCTCATGAATCTTCTAAAGCCGTTATGGATGTCATTGAAGAACACACGGATTTAACTATTGAAGCCCTGGTTCGTAAATGTAATGAAGTGTTAGTAGGTAAACGAGGAGTCGTTCTTGGCATACTTAGAATAGACTTTACTGCTAAAACATATTCATACTCTTCCATTGGGAATATTGGAGTCATTATTATTGAACCGGATGGCAGAAGACATCGGAATATTCCATTGGCCGGTTATTTATCCGGGTTCTCTCGTAAGTTAAGAGTATCCAGAGGAGAGATCAGCCCAGGGGTGATCTTTATGCTTTTTTCGGATGGAGTAAATGACCGCCGATTAACATCTAAATATATCTCCACAAATAATGTGAACGATATTACTGATCAATATAAAGAACTTTATGGACAAGCCAGAGAAGATGATACCACTTTAATTGCCATGGAGTATGTATAA